Proteins encoded by one window of Chondromyces crocatus:
- a CDS encoding RHS repeat-associated core domain-containing protein yields MNGVTHTACTPLDRTVATLPADGLAFLLEGAEPIQAGADPGILSPRRAAGLRGTVHTVDGDPLPDVTIALLDHPEHGTTRTFADGGFTMVARGGGSLVVTYEADGFLPAARRIDVPWQGYAQAPDVVLVPLDPQVTPIDLDTAPPYVEARGSVVTDADGSRQATVLFPPGTTANLLFPDGTLQPISTLSLRATEYTVGARGPAAMPGELPPTSGYTYAVELSADEALAAGAVSIEFNQPIPFYVDNFLGFPAGTVVPMGYYDRARAAWIPSENGRVVEIVEVSGSLAVLDTNGDGEPDDSATLDALGITPEEQAKLAQLYASGHSLWRVPIQHFTPWDANWPYGFPADACVPLSLTCSMEGGEGDGGEDESRDPDRSEPEPGACEEQGSIIDCENQVLGEALPIAGTPFSLHYRSDRAAGHGARSTLTIPLARGGVPASVKRIELHIEIAGRHMEQSFACPCAPSSETTFSWDGKDAFGRETQGEQPITVRIGYVYEGVYQAPRDSAPAFGAFASEDIAYSRTRSDVTAWKRWRGRLGGLTASALGLGGWTVDVHHVYSPSAEVLYLGDGRRRTGAALGTELRTVAGKGGTTGALGDGGLAIQAPLDTVSGVAVGPDGSVYLSSTGQARVRRVDPEGLIWPVAGTGVSGGGGDGGPALLAQVQAPRGIALGADGSLCIAEQGGHRVRKIAVDGTITTVAGNGTAGFSGDGGPATQAQLRNPFSVAVTEDGTLFIADTQNHRIRRVGLDGTITTVAGSGTAGFSGDGGLATEARLGSPRGVVVARDGGLFVVDHDNHRIRQVDRRGRISTFAGTGVAGNTGDGGPARAARLRHPTALVLDGEGTLYVADSTGYLIRRITPDGVIHAVAGTGNCCDVPLPEGERALNARVGTIAQLALGPDGGLYTAEMVLNRVRRIARSPLPGVGLSEMAIPTEDARKAYVFSGTGRHLRTIDVRTGATLLGFHYDQAGLLTGIQDGDGALLTISRGVGGMATALTGAFGQTTTLSVDGAGLLAAVSNPVGESTGLNYDGRGLLTRRTDALGREHSFAYDGLGRLTQDSDPAGGSKTLTRSGIGGGRAVSVTTAMGRSTTYAVQRPGAADVQRSVTSSAGLTGTSGPGAAGQTTMELPDGRMMRWSLAADPVFGMLAPYRKQESVTTPGGRTLTVTRSRSAVLSNPADPSSFVSLQDITNINGKSFVDVTTRGTRTTTRTTPAGRSFVTTTDLQGRIEQIVVAGMHPVQLTYGPHGRLDAMTQGMRTISHAYGPHGFRVSTTDPLGQVEGFVVDPVGRVQEALRPDGEVVVYDHDLVGNRVSVTPPGRPAHSFGYTAVDLRASYTPPPPAAGPTTPTQWGYNLDGQLATTVLPGGATLTQARDAAGRLAELAFTGGTVARTYHPTTGKLATITGPAGVDVSFTHDGELLTDVTWTGEISGTVHRVYDNDLQLAQELVNGGHAVVLGRDPDGLLTSAGPLTLKRDPQNGLLTGITVGHVVETLSHDAYGEIIERNVMVDGATLMTVGYTRDLLGRIVEKTETLSGITHVTGYDYDPAGRLRDVYLDSSLALHIDHDENGNHLARVAPDAVVEGHFDAQDRLLSQGDLAFTYDDAGKLQSRTDTATGDTTSYSYDERGNLRQVMLPSGTVIDYVVDGLGRRVGKKVDGALVKGWLHRDQLQPVAELGPSGAVIARFLYGDRINVPEVMLKEGAVYRLVTDHVGSVLLVVDVATGAIAQRIDYDAFGRVLLDTSPGFQPFGFAGGMYDPDTNLVRFGARDYDPERGRWTAKDPLLFEGGDSNLYAYALGDPVNRVDPHGLRTLSDYFCVAGGILLSGGIFGEPLQDILSLCMPGPADEEVDGGLCEETAVSDSSCDERYQACIGNAPRSCMQYEAGKTKCQRCWERCNAGDSPSRSCKKCLF; encoded by the coding sequence ATGAATGGCGTCACGCACACGGCTTGCACACCCCTGGATCGCACCGTCGCCACCTTACCCGCGGACGGGCTGGCGTTTCTCCTCGAAGGCGCTGAGCCCATCCAGGCTGGCGCGGACCCGGGGATCCTTTCTCCGCGACGCGCTGCTGGGCTTCGTGGGACGGTGCACACCGTCGACGGCGACCCGCTGCCTGACGTCACCATTGCGCTCCTCGATCACCCCGAGCACGGGACGACGCGCACGTTCGCGGATGGTGGGTTCACGATGGTGGCTCGAGGGGGCGGCTCACTCGTGGTCACCTATGAGGCCGACGGGTTCTTACCAGCAGCGCGTCGGATCGATGTTCCGTGGCAAGGCTACGCTCAGGCCCCGGACGTCGTGCTCGTCCCGCTCGATCCGCAGGTCACGCCGATCGACCTCGATACCGCCCCTCCGTACGTCGAAGCCCGCGGTAGCGTCGTCACCGATGCAGACGGATCGCGCCAGGCGACGGTGCTCTTTCCGCCGGGTACGACAGCCAATCTCTTGTTCCCGGATGGCACGCTCCAGCCGATCAGCACGCTGAGCTTGCGCGCCACGGAGTACACGGTCGGCGCTCGGGGCCCAGCGGCGATGCCCGGTGAGCTGCCGCCGACGAGCGGCTACACGTACGCCGTCGAGCTGAGCGCGGACGAGGCGCTCGCAGCCGGTGCGGTGAGCATCGAGTTCAACCAACCGATCCCGTTCTACGTCGACAATTTCCTCGGGTTTCCTGCCGGCACGGTGGTGCCCATGGGCTACTACGACCGCGCCCGGGCGGCGTGGATCCCGTCGGAGAATGGGCGTGTCGTCGAGATCGTCGAGGTCTCGGGCAGTCTCGCCGTGCTCGACACGAACGGCGATGGCGAGCCGGACGACAGCGCGACGCTCGATGCGCTGGGGATCACGCCAGAGGAGCAAGCGAAGCTCGCGCAGCTCTATGCGTCCGGCCATTCGCTCTGGCGGGTGCCGATCCAGCATTTCACGCCGTGGGATGCGAACTGGCCCTATGGGTTTCCGGCCGATGCGTGCGTGCCGTTGAGCCTGACCTGCTCGATGGAGGGGGGCGAGGGCGACGGCGGAGAGGATGAGAGCCGTGATCCCGACCGGAGTGAGCCCGAGCCGGGCGCTTGCGAGGAGCAAGGGTCGATCATCGACTGCGAGAACCAGGTGCTCGGGGAGGCGCTGCCCATCGCAGGGACCCCGTTCTCGTTGCACTACCGGAGTGATCGCGCTGCGGGTCACGGTGCGCGGAGTACGCTGACGATTCCTCTCGCGCGGGGAGGTGTTCCGGCTTCGGTGAAGCGTATCGAGCTGCACATCGAGATCGCGGGGCGGCACATGGAGCAGTCATTCGCTTGCCCTTGCGCGCCGAGCAGCGAGACGACCTTTTCATGGGACGGCAAGGATGCTTTCGGGCGGGAGACGCAGGGTGAGCAGCCGATCACGGTGCGGATCGGATACGTCTACGAGGGCGTGTACCAGGCGCCGCGGGATTCAGCGCCAGCCTTCGGGGCGTTCGCGAGCGAGGACATCGCCTACAGCCGCACGCGCAGCGATGTCACCGCGTGGAAGCGGTGGCGAGGTCGACTCGGGGGGCTCACGGCGTCGGCGCTGGGGCTCGGGGGATGGACGGTGGATGTGCACCACGTCTACAGCCCGAGCGCGGAGGTGCTCTACCTGGGGGATGGGCGGCGTCGCACGGGGGCCGCGCTGGGGACCGAGCTGCGGACGGTGGCGGGCAAGGGGGGAACCACGGGGGCGCTCGGGGATGGAGGGCTCGCCATCCAGGCGCCGCTGGACACGGTCTCCGGGGTGGCGGTGGGGCCGGATGGGAGCGTGTACCTGAGCTCCACGGGGCAGGCGCGCGTCCGACGGGTGGATCCGGAGGGGTTGATCTGGCCGGTCGCGGGCACGGGGGTGAGCGGCGGTGGGGGAGACGGGGGGCCGGCCTTGCTGGCGCAGGTCCAGGCGCCGAGAGGGATCGCGCTGGGCGCGGACGGGAGCCTCTGCATCGCGGAGCAAGGTGGCCATCGGGTGCGCAAGATCGCGGTGGATGGGACCATCACCACGGTCGCTGGAAACGGGACGGCGGGCTTCTCGGGGGATGGGGGGCCGGCGACGCAAGCGCAGCTCCGGAATCCGTTCAGCGTTGCGGTGACCGAGGACGGGACGCTGTTCATCGCCGACACGCAGAACCACCGGATCCGACGGGTGGGGCTGGATGGGACGATCACGACGGTCGCGGGGAGCGGCACGGCGGGGTTTTCGGGCGATGGAGGGCTGGCGACGGAGGCACGCCTCGGGAGCCCGCGCGGGGTCGTTGTCGCGCGCGATGGGGGGTTGTTCGTGGTCGACCATGACAACCACCGGATCCGGCAGGTCGACAGGCGGGGGAGGATCTCGACGTTTGCGGGGACAGGCGTCGCGGGCAACACGGGGGATGGAGGGCCAGCGCGTGCGGCTCGGTTGCGGCATCCGACGGCTCTGGTGCTGGACGGGGAAGGGACGCTCTATGTGGCGGATAGCACGGGCTACCTGATCCGGAGGATCACGCCGGATGGGGTGATCCATGCGGTCGCGGGGACGGGGAACTGCTGTGATGTACCGCTGCCTGAAGGGGAGCGCGCCCTGAACGCGCGCGTCGGGACCATCGCTCAGCTCGCGCTGGGGCCCGATGGGGGTCTGTACACGGCCGAGATGGTGCTGAACCGGGTGCGGCGCATCGCGCGGTCGCCATTGCCCGGGGTGGGGCTCAGCGAGATGGCGATCCCGACGGAGGATGCGCGGAAGGCGTACGTGTTCAGCGGGACGGGGCGGCACCTGCGCACGATCGATGTGCGGACGGGGGCGACGCTGCTGGGGTTTCATTACGATCAGGCCGGGCTGCTCACGGGGATCCAGGATGGGGATGGGGCGCTGCTGACAATCTCGCGGGGGGTTGGCGGGATGGCCACGGCACTCACGGGAGCATTCGGGCAGACGACGACGTTGAGTGTCGATGGGGCGGGGTTGCTGGCCGCGGTGAGTAACCCGGTCGGGGAGAGCACTGGCCTGAACTACGATGGCCGCGGGCTGCTCACGCGAAGGACTGATGCGCTCGGACGAGAGCACAGCTTCGCGTACGATGGGCTCGGGCGGCTCACCCAGGACAGCGATCCTGCCGGCGGGAGCAAGACGCTGACGCGCAGTGGGATCGGGGGCGGGCGAGCCGTGAGCGTGACGACGGCGATGGGTCGGAGCACGACGTATGCGGTCCAGCGTCCAGGGGCGGCGGACGTGCAGCGCAGCGTCACCAGCAGCGCCGGGCTGACGGGGACGAGTGGTCCTGGTGCTGCTGGTCAGACGACGATGGAGCTGCCGGATGGGCGGATGATGCGCTGGTCACTGGCGGCGGATCCGGTGTTCGGGATGCTCGCGCCTTACAGGAAACAAGAGAGCGTCACCACGCCGGGGGGGAGGACGCTGACGGTGACGCGCTCGCGCAGTGCCGTGCTGTCGAACCCTGCCGATCCGTCGAGTTTCGTCTCGCTCCAGGACATCACGAACATCAACGGAAAGTCATTCGTCGACGTAACTACGCGAGGCACACGTACGACGACACGCACGACACCGGCAGGCCGGAGCTTCGTCACGACGACGGATCTGCAAGGCCGAATCGAGCAGATCGTGGTAGCAGGAATGCATCCCGTGCAGCTCACCTATGGGCCCCACGGGCGCCTCGACGCCATGACGCAGGGGATGCGCACGATCTCGCATGCCTACGGTCCGCACGGGTTCCGGGTCAGCACGACCGATCCGCTCGGGCAGGTGGAGGGGTTCGTCGTCGATCCGGTGGGGCGGGTGCAGGAGGCACTGCGGCCGGATGGGGAGGTGGTGGTCTACGATCATGATCTCGTCGGGAATCGGGTGTCGGTGACGCCGCCGGGCCGACCTGCGCACAGCTTCGGGTACACGGCGGTCGATCTGCGGGCGTCGTACACCCCGCCGCCGCCGGCCGCTGGGCCGACGACTCCGACGCAATGGGGCTACAACCTCGACGGTCAGCTCGCCACGACGGTGCTGCCGGGCGGCGCGACGCTGACCCAGGCGCGGGATGCGGCGGGGCGCCTTGCGGAGCTGGCGTTTACCGGGGGGACCGTGGCGCGTACGTACCACCCGACCACAGGCAAGCTCGCGACGATCACGGGTCCCGCTGGCGTTGATGTGAGCTTCACCCACGACGGGGAGCTGCTCACCGATGTCACGTGGACCGGGGAGATCAGTGGCACCGTTCATCGGGTCTACGACAACGATCTCCAGCTTGCGCAGGAGCTGGTGAACGGTGGGCACGCGGTGGTGTTGGGGCGGGATCCCGATGGGCTGCTCACCAGCGCCGGACCGCTCACCCTCAAGCGTGATCCCCAGAATGGTTTGCTCACCGGCATCACCGTCGGGCACGTGGTCGAGACGCTGAGCCATGATGCTTACGGGGAGATCATCGAGCGGAACGTGATGGTCGATGGCGCTACCCTGATGACGGTCGGTTACACCCGCGACCTGCTTGGCCGCATCGTCGAGAAGACCGAGACGCTGAGCGGTATCACCCACGTCACCGGCTACGACTATGACCCTGCAGGTCGTCTGCGCGACGTCTACCTCGACAGCAGCCTCGCGCTTCACATCGACCACGACGAGAACGGGAATCACCTCGCTCGTGTCGCACCCGATGCCGTGGTCGAGGGGCACTTCGATGCGCAGGATCGTTTGCTCTCTCAGGGGGACCTGGCCTTCACCTACGACGACGCGGGAAAGCTGCAGAGCCGAACCGACACCGCGACCGGCGATACCACGAGCTACAGCTACGACGAGCGTGGCAACCTGCGCCAGGTGATGCTGCCGAGCGGCACGGTGATCGACTACGTGGTGGATGGCCTCGGACGCCGCGTCGGGAAGAAGGTCGACGGTGCATTGGTCAAGGGATGGCTCCACCGCGACCAGCTTCAACCCGTCGCCGAACTCGGTCCGAGCGGCGCGGTCATCGCTCGCTTCCTCTACGGCGACAGGATCAACGTCCCGGAAGTGATGCTCAAGGAAGGTGCTGTCTATCGACTCGTTACCGATCATGTCGGCAGCGTGCTCCTCGTGGTCGACGTCGCGACGGGCGCCATTGCACAGCGCATCGATTACGACGCCTTCGGCCGCGTGCTGCTCGACACCAGTCCAGGATTTCAGCCCTTCGGCTTCGCGGGCGGAATGTACGATCCCGACACGAACCTCGTTCGGTTCGGTGCGCGCGACTACGACCCAGAGAGGGGCCGGTGGACGGCAAAGGATCCGCTCCTCTTCGAGGGCGGCGATTCCAATCTCTATGCCTACGCGCTGGGGGATCCGGTGAACCGTGTCGATCCTCATGGTCTTCGAACACTCTCGGACTATTTCTGCGTTGCAGGGGGGATTCTGCTCAGTGGAGGGATCTTTGGCGAGCCGCTCCAGGACATCCTGTCGTTGTGCATGCCGGGTCCCGCTGATGAGGAGGTGGATGGAGGGCTCTGCGAAGAGACTGCCGTATCCGATTCGTCATGCGACGAGCGCTATCAAGCATGCATAGGCAATGCTCCACGGAGCTGTATGCAGTACGAAGCTGGCAAGACGAAATGTCAGCGCTGCTGGGAACGTTGCAATGCAGGAGATTCACCCTCCCGCTCCTGCAAGAAGTGCCTCTTCTAG
- a CDS encoding DUF1835 domain-containing protein — MSLHIATSDLSRQLSRLIGQTDRVLSFSDNLLIGPCPRSLEDFVRARVDYWRGVPASGRTWRARYMRLLDAVQSHSEIIIWSTGSLHHEVLCWMICSLANDLDDKCVRLMVCVRDGGATEDVFQCGECPLGPGKVRAMLADGGQLLSRTQRRVAARNWRRFTAPDPARFNRACRSSGPRLQRIGQYHVQFFPRKVNERLRLSCFDESLFAAIGSEWKRPAEIVMAASNEGRVLRRFLYCTGDAFIARRMYEWHNHTSHKPAIEIQIDSPQDLFHGVRYRMSRYGRSLLKQGLHEVSRGPVCFIGGGAAYDSKRGSVAVMEDGAWRLVDL; from the coding sequence ATGTCACTTCATATCGCCACCAGCGACCTGTCCCGACAACTGAGTCGGCTCATCGGTCAAACCGATCGTGTTCTCTCATTCAGCGACAATCTCCTGATAGGGCCGTGCCCTCGAAGCCTGGAGGATTTTGTACGCGCTCGTGTCGATTATTGGCGGGGTGTTCCGGCATCCGGAAGGACTTGGCGTGCCAGGTACATGCGGCTGCTTGATGCTGTGCAATCCCACTCGGAGATCATCATCTGGTCGACCGGCTCACTTCATCATGAGGTGCTTTGCTGGATGATCTGCTCACTGGCGAATGATCTGGACGACAAATGCGTACGCCTGATGGTGTGTGTGAGAGATGGGGGTGCCACGGAAGATGTGTTCCAGTGCGGGGAATGTCCGCTCGGACCAGGCAAAGTCCGAGCAATGCTCGCCGATGGTGGACAGCTTCTCAGCAGGACACAGCGGCGTGTCGCTGCACGAAACTGGCGCCGGTTCACGGCTCCCGATCCAGCAAGATTCAACAGAGCGTGTCGAAGCAGTGGGCCCAGGCTACAGCGAATCGGACAATACCATGTGCAATTTTTCCCCAGGAAGGTCAATGAGCGCCTACGGCTATCCTGCTTCGATGAGAGTCTATTTGCTGCCATTGGTAGCGAATGGAAACGGCCTGCAGAAATTGTCATGGCGGCTTCGAATGAAGGTCGCGTGTTGCGGCGTTTTCTCTATTGCACCGGTGACGCATTCATCGCTCGACGTATGTACGAATGGCACAATCACACAAGTCACAAGCCAGCGATCGAGATTCAGATCGACTCACCGCAAGACCTCTTTCACGGTGTACGCTACCGAATGAGCCGCTATGGTCGCAGTCTCCTGAAACAGGGGCTTCACGAGGTCTCTCGTGGCCCCGTATGCTTCATAGGGGGTGGTGCGGCGTACGATTCCAAGCGAGGCAGCGTAGCCGTCATGGAGGACGGGGCGTGGAGGCTCGTCGACCTGTGA
- a CDS encoding RHS repeat domain-containing protein: MQAARRPDGQAVVYDRELVGSLVSVAPPGRPAHSFGYTALDLRASYTPPPAVAGPTSPTQWSYDLDGQLATTTRPGGATLTHGRDAAGRLSELAFAGGTVARTYHPTTGKLTSIAGPAGVDVSFSHDGELLTDVTWTGVISGTIHRVYDNDLKLAQEQVNGGHTVVFGRDPDGLLTSAGTAHPHA; the protein is encoded by the coding sequence GTGCAGGCGGCACGGCGGCCGGATGGGCAGGCGGTGGTCTACGACCGCGAGCTCGTCGGGAGCCTGGTCTCGGTGGCGCCGCCGGGCCGACCTGCGCACAGCTTCGGGTACACGGCGCTCGATCTGCGAGCGTCGTACACCCCACCGCCTGCGGTCGCTGGGCCGACGTCACCAACGCAATGGAGCTACGACCTCGACGGTCAGCTCGCCACGACGACGCGGCCTGGTGGCGCGACGCTGACCCATGGGCGTGATGCGGCGGGGCGTCTGTCCGAACTGGCGTTTGCCGGGGGGACCGTGGCGCGTACGTACCACCCGACGACGGGCAAGCTCACGTCCATCGCAGGGCCTGCTGGCGTTGATGTGAGCTTCAGCCATGACGGCGAGCTGCTCACCGACGTCACGTGGACAGGCGTCATCAGCGGCACCATCCATCGGGTTTACGACAACGATCTAAAGCTTGCGCAGGAACAGGTGAACGGTGGGCACACCGTGGTGTTTGGGCGGGATCCCGACGGGCTGCTCACGAGTGCCGGGACCGCTCACCCTCACGCGTGA
- a CDS encoding RHS repeat domain-containing protein, giving the protein MVETLIHDAYGEVIERNVVVDGSALMTVAYSRDLLGRIVEKTETLNGITHVTGYDYDLAGHLRDVYLDSDLALHIDHDENGNPLARVTPDSVVEGHFDAQDRLLFQEDLAFAYDDAGTLQSRTDTATGDTTNYGYDDLGNLRQVTLPGGTVIDYVVDGLGRRVGKKVDGALVKGWLYRDRLQPAAELGATGAIVARFIYGDKINVPEIMLREGVAYRLVSDHVGSVRLVVNAATGAIAQRIDYDAFGRVLLDTNPGFQPFGFAGGLYDPDAQLVRFGARDYDAEAARWTSKDPLLFDGGDMNLYSYSAGDPVNRVDPMGKAVVILPLFPLISGEMVVAATAATVGVWAIWEGICAMMKPTVAIDEANPDSDDYQEACLGKLWLCQGQADQPVWNQADFGKKKDCAACYRHCMNEKGIWPYDKCPE; this is encoded by the coding sequence GTGGTCGAGACGCTGATCCATGATGCTTATGGGGAGGTCATCGAGCGGAACGTCGTTGTCGATGGCTCTGCCTTGATGACGGTCGCCTACAGCCGCGATCTGCTCGGGCGTATCGTCGAGAAGACCGAGACCCTCAACGGTATCACCCATGTCACCGGCTACGATTACGATCTCGCGGGGCATCTGCGCGACGTTTACCTCGACAGCGACCTGGCGCTTCACATCGACCACGATGAAAACGGCAATCCGCTCGCCCGCGTCACGCCCGACAGCGTGGTCGAAGGACACTTCGATGCGCAGGATCGTCTGCTCTTTCAGGAGGATCTCGCTTTCGCCTATGACGATGCGGGCACCCTTCAGAGTCGAACCGACACCGCGACCGGCGACACCACGAACTACGGCTACGATGACCTCGGCAACCTGCGCCAGGTAACGCTGCCTGGCGGAACGGTGATCGACTACGTGGTCGATGGTCTCGGACGGCGTGTCGGGAAGAAGGTCGACGGCGCGCTGGTGAAGGGCTGGCTCTATCGCGACAGACTTCAGCCGGCTGCCGAACTCGGTGCGACTGGCGCGATCGTCGCACGTTTTATCTATGGGGACAAGATCAATGTCCCGGAAATCATGCTCAGGGAAGGTGTGGCATATCGGCTTGTTAGCGATCACGTCGGCAGTGTGCGCCTTGTCGTCAATGCTGCCACGGGAGCGATTGCCCAGCGTATTGATTACGATGCGTTCGGCCGCGTTCTGCTCGACACGAATCCAGGGTTTCAGCCGTTCGGGTTTGCCGGTGGCTTGTACGATCCGGATGCTCAGCTCGTACGGTTTGGTGCACGAGATTATGACGCCGAGGCGGCTCGGTGGACATCCAAGGATCCGCTGCTGTTCGACGGAGGCGACATGAACCTGTATTCATACAGCGCTGGGGATCCAGTGAATCGTGTGGATCCCATGGGAAAAGCCGTCGTAATACTCCCATTGTTCCCGTTGATTTCTGGGGAGATGGTTGTGGCCGCTACCGCTGCCACGGTTGGCGTGTGGGCTATATGGGAGGGCATATGTGCGATGATGAAGCCCACGGTGGCCATCGACGAGGCAAACCCGGATTCTGACGATTATCAGGAAGCCTGTCTTGGGAAACTATGGTTGTGTCAGGGGCAGGCAGACCAGCCGGTGTGGAATCAGGCTGACTTCGGAAAAAAGAAAGACTGCGCCGCTTGCTACCGCCACTGCATGAACGAGAAGGGTATCTGGCCTTATGACAAATGTCCTGAATGA
- a CDS encoding RHS repeat protein, with amino-acid sequence MLSQYCRRSTTANVGSFGQTTTLSGDAAGLLAAVRNPASESTTLGYDARGLLTRRTDALGREHSFAYDNLGRLTQDSDPAGGSKSLTRSGVGGGRAVSVTTAMGRSTTYAVQRPGAADVQRSVTNSAGLMGTNGPGAAGQTAMQLPDGRTVRWSLAPDPVFGMLAPYRKQESVTTPGGRTLTVTRSRSATLSNPADPSSFVSLQDITNINGKSFVDVYARGTRTTTRTTPAGRSFVTTTDLQGRVEQVVVAGMHPVQLTYGLHGRLDAMTQGMRTISHAYGPHGFRVSTTDPLGQVEGFVVDPVGRVQEAQRPDGDVVLYEHDLVGNLVSVTPPGRPAHR; translated from the coding sequence ATGTTGTCGCAATACTGTCGGCGCAGCACCACCGCAAATGTTGGTTCTTTCGGGCAGACGACCACGCTGAGTGGCGATGCTGCGGGGTTGCTGGCCGCGGTGCGTAACCCGGCCAGCGAGAGCACCACCCTCGGCTACGACGCCCGCGGGCTGCTGACACGACGCACCGATGCGCTCGGTCGTGAGCACTCCTTCGCATACGACAACCTGGGGCGGCTCACCCAGGACAGTGATCCTGCCGGCGGGAGCAAGTCGCTGACGCGCAGTGGGGTCGGGGGCGGGCGGGCCGTCAGCGTGACGACAGCGATGGGTCGGAGCACCACGTATGCGGTCCAGCGCCCGGGGGCGGCTGATGTGCAACGCAGCGTGACCAACAGCGCCGGGCTGATGGGGACGAATGGTCCTGGTGCCGCAGGACAGACGGCGATGCAGCTTCCGGATGGGCGCACGGTGCGCTGGTCGCTGGCGCCGGATCCGGTGTTCGGGATGCTCGCGCCTTACCGGAAGCAAGAGAGCGTCACCACGCCAGGGGGCCGGACGCTCACGGTGACGCGCTCGCGTAGTGCCACGCTGTCGAACCCTGCCGATCCGTCGAGCTTCGTCTCGCTTCAAGACATCACGAACATCAATGGAAAGTCATTCGTCGACGTATATGCGCGAGGCACACGGACGACGACACGCACGACACCGGCAGGCCGGAGCTTCGTCACGACGACGGATCTGCAAGGCCGAGTCGAGCAGGTCGTGGTAGCAGGAATGCATCCCGTGCAGCTCACCTATGGGCTCCACGGACGCCTCGACGCCATGACGCAGGGGATGCGCACGATCTCGCATGCCTACGGTCCGCACGGGTTCCGGGTCAGCACGACCGATCCACTCGGGCAGGTGGAGGGGTTCGTCGTCGATCCGGTGGGGCGCGTGCAGGAGGCACAGCGGCCGGATGGTGACGTGGTGCTCTACGAGCATGACCTCGTCGGGAACCTGGTCTCGGTCACGCCGCCGGGCCGACCTGCGCACAGATGA